A single Biomphalaria glabrata chromosome 2, xgBioGlab47.1, whole genome shotgun sequence DNA region contains:
- the LOC106057336 gene encoding target of rapamycin complex subunit LST8-like, which translates to MANGGGDPVILATAGYDHRIRFWQAHSGICHRTVQHPDSQVNALDITPDKQLIAAAGYQHIRMYDINSSNPNALINYEGVQKNVTSVGFHEDGKWMYTGGEDHTAKIWDLRSRTLQCQRIFQVKAPVNCVTLHPNQGELYVGDQSGSIHCWDLKTDINEHLIPEPEAAITSVSIDPMGTLMAAVNNKGNCYLWTMTTSRSNGPSNLHPKKKFQAHSKYILKCLFSPDSTLLATTSADGTCRIWRTADLSLCTELKDKSQRWVWDCAFSGDSQYIITASSDNNARLWSVNDGQIKREYNGHEKAVVCLAFRDEVVA; encoded by the exons ATGGCCAATGGTGGAGGAGATCCAGTTATATTAGCAACTGCTGGTTATGATCACAGAATCAGATTTTGGCAAGCACATAGTGGCATATGTCACAGAACAGTACAACATCCTGATTCT CAAGTAAATGCATTGGACATAACTCCAGATAAACAGTTGATAGCTGCTGCag GTTATCAGCATATTCGCATGTATGATATCAATTCCTCCAATCCTAATGCTCTGATCAACTATGAAGGTGTCCAGAAGAATGTCACATCTGTTGGGTTTCATGAAGATGGGAAGTGGATGTATACTGGAGGAGAAGATCATACTGCCAAAATATGGGATTTAAG gtctagAACATTACAATGTCAACGAATATTTCAAGTGAAAGCCCCAGTTAACTGTGTGACATTACATCCTAATCAG GGAGAACTCTATGTTGGAGATCAAAGTGGCTCTATTCATTGCTGGGATTTGAAAACAGATATTAATGAACATCTG ATTCCAGAACCAGAAGCAGCCATTACTTCTGTTAGCATTGATCCAATGGGTACACTAATGGCAGCTGTCAATAATAAG GGTAATTGTTATCTATGGACAATGACCACTAGTAGGTCAAATGGACCTTCAAATTTACACCCAAAGAAGAAATTTCAAGCTCATAGCAAGTACATTCTCAAATGTCTTTTTAGCCCAGACTCAAC GCTCTTGGCTACAACATCAGCAGATGGCACTTGTCGTATTTGGCGAACAGCTGATCTATCTTTATGTACTGAACTTAAGGATAAGTCTCAAAGATGGGTGTGGGATTGTGCTTTTAGTGGTGACTCACAATATATTATTACAG ccTCTTCTGATAATAATGCCAGACTATGGAGTGTAAATGATGGACAAATCAAAAGAGAATACAATGGTCATGAAAAAGCAGTTGTTTGTTTAGCATTTAGGGATGAAGTTGTTGCctaa